The Clostridia bacterium genomic sequence CTTTTGAAGGCGATCCTAGATATATCCTAAAAAAAGTTCTAAAAGATGTAGCCGATATGGGATATACAGCCAATATTGGCCCTGAATGTGAATTTTTCTTGTTTCACTTGGACCAAAACAATCATCCTACTTTGGAATCTAATGACAGAGCAGGATATTTTGATATGTCGCCTGCTGATCTTGGTTCTAACGCAAGAAGAGATATGTGCATTATTTTGGAAGAGATGGGCTTTGAAATTGAAGCATCTCACCATGAAACAGCATATGCTCAACACGAAATAGATTTTAAATATGCAGATGCGCTTTCAACTGCGGACAATATAGTTACATTTAAACTAGCAGTTAAAACCATAGCTCAATGGCATGGTCTTTATGCGACCTTTATGCCTAAGCCCAAATTTGGCATGGCAGGCAGCGGAATGCATACTAATATGTCATTATTCAAAGGCAATACTAACATATTTGCTGATGAAAAAGATCCGATGGGCCTTAGCAAAACTGCTTATTCATTTATAGCTGGATTGTTAGACCATATGGAAGCAATCACCGCAGTAACCAATCCTTTGGTTAACAGTTATAAAAGACTTGTTTCTGGTTATGAGGCACCTGTTTATATTGCATGGAGCGCTTCTAACAGAAGTCCGCTAATAAGGATACCTTATGCGCGTGGTTCTAGCACTCGTGTAGAATTAAGAAGTCCTGATCCGTCATGCAATCCATATCTTGCTCTGGCTTTGTGTATTGCGGCAGGAGCTGACGGAATAAAAAGAGGTTTGACTCCTTCTGCTCCCGTAAATTCTAATATCTATGAAATGAGCTTGGAAGATCGTATGAAAGCTGGCATTAAGAGTTTGCCTTCAAGCCTTGAAAAAGCCATTGAACTGATGGAAAAAGATGAATGGGTAAGAAGTGTTTTAGGAGATCATGTATTTTCTAAATACATAAAAGCCAAAAAAGATGAATGGAATAGTTATCGCACTCATGTTTCCGAATGGGAGATAGCTAATTATTTGAGACGATATTAAGAGTATTACCAAAAACATAGCCGAAACATTAAGTTGATTGACAAGAAATTTGTTTTAAAATCTTTTAAGAATATTATATAAAAGATTGACAATAATGTTTAAAAATATTATGTTGTACATTGTTTTGGCTTTGAAGCTCAAAAAAATTTGCTCTTAATAAAGAGGTAAAATGAAGTTTACAAAGATGCACGGTGCAGGCAACGATTATATCTATATCGACGCCGCTCGTGAAAAAATAAATAATCCATCTTCGCTTGCTGTCAAACTTTCTGATAGACATTTTGGCATAGGCAGCGATGGATTAGTTCTTATTCATCCATCAGATGTTGCTGATTTTAGAATGCAGATGTTTAACAGCGATGGAAGCGAAGCCGAAATGTGCGGAAACGCTATAAGATGCGTTGCAAAATATGTCTATGACAAAAAAATGACTTCAAAAAAAACCATAGACATTGAAACATTAGGCGGAATAAAGACTATCGAGCTTATTTTTGATAAATCAGGCGCTGTTACAGGTGCTACTGTCGATATGGGCAAACCTATTTTAGAGCCCAATCTCATTCCTGTTAATATGCAAGGCGAACGTATTATTAATGCGCCTATTGATGTAGATGGCAAGACATATTATGTTACTTGTCTTAGCATGGGCAATCCGCATTGCGTAGTGTATATGGATGAGATCAAAAGCCTTGACCTTGAAACTTTGGGACCCAAATTTGAAACACATAGGTTGTTTCCCAAAAAAATTAACACAGGCTTTGCAAAAGTCATTGATAAAAGCAATATTGAATTAAGAGTTTATGAAAGAGGCGCAGGTGAAACGCTTGCCTGCG encodes the following:
- the glnA gene encoding type I glutamate--ammonia ligase; the protein is MSKYTAEQIRKIVKDEDVKFIRLQFTDIFGTLKNVAITASQLDKALDNKCMFDGSSIEGFARIEESDMNLRPDLDTFVIFPWRPSQGKVARFICDVYKNDGTPFEGDPRYILKKVLKDVADMGYTANIGPECEFFLFHLDQNNHPTLESNDRAGYFDMSPADLGSNARRDMCIILEEMGFEIEASHHETAYAQHEIDFKYADALSTADNIVTFKLAVKTIAQWHGLYATFMPKPKFGMAGSGMHTNMSLFKGNTNIFADEKDPMGLSKTAYSFIAGLLDHMEAITAVTNPLVNSYKRLVSGYEAPVYIAWSASNRSPLIRIPYARGSSTRVELRSPDPSCNPYLALALCIAAGADGIKRGLTPSAPVNSNIYEMSLEDRMKAGIKSLPSSLEKAIELMEKDEWVRSVLGDHVFSKYIKAKKDEWNSYRTHVSEWEIANYLRRY
- the dapF gene encoding diaminopimelate epimerase, which encodes MKFTKMHGAGNDYIYIDAAREKINNPSSLAVKLSDRHFGIGSDGLVLIHPSDVADFRMQMFNSDGSEAEMCGNAIRCVAKYVYDKKMTSKKTIDIETLGGIKTIELIFDKSGAVTGATVDMGKPILEPNLIPVNMQGERIINAPIDVDGKTYYVTCLSMGNPHCVVYMDEIKSLDLETLGPKFETHRLFPKKINTGFAKVIDKSNIELRVYERGAGETLACGTGACAAAVSSYLNGYTNNEVNVMLKGGQLKIKYEKSVIMTGNAVTVFEGDIDVWY